A region from the Methanofollis liminatans DSM 4140 genome encodes:
- a CDS encoding Ig-like domain-containing protein: MATLRPGLFLLCLLLICTGAAAGEPYDLTVTTGTDWLIANGADGTTVTATVTNGGAPVGGVSVTFSCDPAMGSLSRALAVTDGSGVARSTFTAATTSGAAEITASATYGGDGGPVTISASCVQQIDHDTPYRLASRTYTSEVSVGSVTTIVLAMQDRYGNPIDSRRTAETVRFTVGSPGGAAGIWDGAAYVDDCVLPVDEEGNVIAVLKTSPLVGENIVYVDLPAPVADTYFTVYGIGDGIPASISCTISPTGTPNPWVPADGVSKFSILYTLKDAAGNPAGNRSIHVVTSLLEEEPMILTTNSDGQIMVTYGPKDTIGTVTITATSDDDPAVTCSQTVQFTNSAPVEMLLSANPQTMPSLDANPECVSEIRAKVMDERGNPVSGETVAFSIDAIDIEGNVCTAPALLENTATTDGDGYAVVRFVPGAFPLPGSDDYNQTATATCAVVATWGEVTRSIPLAWKNYPFLSVTTSVDPETVEVNETVSVNITLRGDGWALQPDPIDVVLVIDRSGSMLYDEPDRMHSVREAAKDFVDQMATRDQLGVVSFGRNGYISRPGANSGISTSEIDNVYVYPVSYSDYATVDASLTSNAASVRSTLDTIVPDHGTPMRHALYTSIQEIIDHGRDSAVQAVILLSDGDYNWYGDPLARGWGYTTKSPTDFGNLASSYYKYTDLSSDDQDMAAYAARHNITIYSIGFSDSISSGGRSTLRQLAETTGGIYYDASAANIDSIYTEIAGELKTEAGVDTTVGLQFDNVLVNGLAVFNDPADPVLEYVHIPGESTVIGSWIDNETGRHEILPLDTYDNTSEWAAGQSLAFNVGTVRLNQTWTTRFTLKVLKEGNINIFGPGSLITFNGGASSLTLPDTFVTAVPDLNNTGLNSSVLSVENLAREGSGEVTDFLPLVWNLNYTGEETVTQRLYYSTDDKHTWTRFATLTAVAPGNVTLTASLDVRVLPAGYYWIRVRATAPDAPDAMDELDSAILVGSAETPKIKLE; the protein is encoded by the coding sequence ATGGCAACACTGCGTCCCGGGCTCTTCCTGCTCTGCCTCCTGCTCATCTGCACGGGGGCGGCGGCAGGGGAGCCCTATGATCTCACGGTTACAACCGGAACAGACTGGCTGATCGCAAACGGCGCCGACGGAACGACGGTCACGGCCACGGTCACGAACGGCGGCGCCCCGGTCGGCGGGGTCAGCGTCACGTTCTCCTGCGACCCTGCGATGGGCAGTCTCTCCCGGGCCCTGGCGGTCACCGATGGGAGCGGCGTCGCACGCTCCACGTTCACGGCGGCGACGACGAGCGGCGCCGCGGAGATCACGGCCTCGGCTACCTATGGGGGTGACGGTGGCCCGGTGACCATCTCTGCCTCTTGCGTTCAGCAGATCGACCACGATACGCCGTATCGACTGGCGTCCCGCACCTATACGAGCGAGGTCTCGGTCGGGTCTGTGACCACGATCGTCCTCGCCATGCAGGACCGCTATGGGAACCCGATCGACTCCCGCCGGACGGCCGAGACCGTCCGCTTCACCGTCGGTTCGCCCGGAGGCGCCGCCGGGATCTGGGACGGGGCCGCCTATGTCGACGACTGCGTCCTGCCGGTGGACGAAGAAGGGAACGTCATCGCCGTCCTGAAGACCTCCCCTCTCGTCGGGGAGAACATCGTCTATGTCGACCTCCCCGCGCCGGTCGCCGACACCTACTTCACGGTCTACGGCATCGGCGACGGGATCCCGGCCTCGATCTCCTGCACGATCAGCCCGACCGGCACCCCGAACCCCTGGGTCCCGGCCGACGGCGTCAGCAAGTTCTCCATCCTCTACACCCTCAAAGATGCCGCAGGCAATCCGGCTGGAAACCGTTCGATCCATGTCGTCACGTCTCTTCTCGAGGAAGAGCCGATGATCCTGACCACGAACTCCGACGGCCAGATCATGGTCACCTATGGTCCGAAAGACACCATCGGCACGGTGACGATCACCGCCACCTCTGATGACGACCCCGCCGTCACTTGCTCACAGACCGTCCAGTTCACCAACTCCGCCCCGGTTGAGATGCTCCTCTCCGCAAACCCACAGACGATGCCGAGCCTGGACGCGAACCCGGAGTGTGTTTCGGAAATCCGGGCAAAGGTCATGGACGAGAGGGGCAATCCGGTCTCAGGGGAGACGGTGGCCTTCTCGATCGACGCCATCGATATCGAAGGGAACGTCTGCACCGCTCCTGCCCTCCTGGAAAATACCGCCACCACCGACGGCGACGGCTACGCCGTCGTCAGGTTCGTCCCGGGCGCCTTCCCCCTTCCCGGCAGTGACGACTACAACCAGACCGCCACCGCCACATGCGCCGTCGTGGCCACCTGGGGAGAGGTCACCCGCTCCATCCCGCTCGCCTGGAAGAACTACCCCTTCCTCTCGGTCACCACCTCCGTCGATCCCGAGACCGTCGAGGTGAACGAGACCGTCAGCGTGAACATCACCCTCAGGGGCGACGGCTGGGCGCTCCAGCCCGACCCGATCGACGTGGTGCTTGTGATCGACCGGTCGGGGAGTATGCTCTACGACGAACCCGATCGGATGCACTCGGTGAGGGAGGCGGCGAAAGATTTCGTGGACCAGATGGCGACGCGGGATCAGCTGGGTGTTGTCTCGTTCGGGAGAAATGGCTACATCTCGCGGCCTGGCGCAAACTCGGGGATATCGACCTCGGAGATTGACAACGTCTATGTCTATCCGGTCTCGTACAGCGACTATGCAACGGTTGATGCCTCTCTGACCTCGAACGCCGCCTCTGTAAGGTCCACGCTTGATACGATCGTTCCTGATCACGGGACGCCGATGCGCCACGCCCTCTATACATCGATCCAGGAGATCATCGATCATGGGCGGGACTCTGCAGTTCAGGCGGTGATCCTCCTCTCCGACGGCGACTATAACTGGTATGGCGACCCGCTGGCGCGGGGTTGGGGGTATACGACGAAAAGTCCTACCGACTTCGGGAATCTCGCGAGCAGTTACTACAAATATACTGATCTCTCTTCCGATGATCAGGATATGGCCGCATATGCGGCCAGGCACAACATCACCATCTACTCCATCGGTTTTTCCGACAGCATCTCCTCCGGCGGCAGGTCCACGCTCAGGCAGCTGGCAGAAACCACCGGCGGCATCTACTATGACGCAAGTGCAGCCAACATCGACTCCATTTACACCGAAATCGCCGGCGAACTCAAGACCGAGGCCGGCGTCGACACCACTGTCGGCCTGCAGTTCGACAACGTCCTGGTGAACGGCCTTGCGGTCTTCAACGACCCCGCAGACCCGGTCCTCGAGTATGTCCACATCCCCGGCGAATCGACGGTGATCGGGAGCTGGATCGACAACGAAACCGGCCGCCACGAGATCCTGCCGCTCGACACCTACGACAACACCTCTGAATGGGCGGCCGGTCAGAGCCTTGCCTTCAACGTCGGCACCGTCCGGCTCAACCAGACCTGGACGACTCGCTTCACTCTCAAGGTGCTCAAGGAGGGGAACATCAACATCTTCGGCCCGGGCTCCCTGATCACCTTCAACGGCGGGGCCTCGAGCCTCACCCTGCCAGACACCTTCGTCACCGCCGTTCCTGACCTGAACAACACCGGCCTCAATTCGTCGGTTCTCTCCGTCGAAAACCTCGCCCGGGAGGGCTCGGGCGAGGTGACCGACTTCCTCCCGCTCGTCTGGAACCTGAACTACACCGGCGAGGAGACCGTGACCCAGCGCCTCTACTACTCCACCGACGATAAACACACCTGGACGCGGTTTGCCACCCTGACGGCCGTCGCTCCGGGCAATGTCACCCTGACGGCGAGCCTGGACGTCAGGGTGCTGCCTGCCGGCTACTACTGGATACGGGTCCGCGCCACCGCCCCTGACGCCCCTGATGCGATGGACGAGCTCGATAGTGCTATCCTGGTGGGATCCGCAGAAACCCCGAAGATCAAACTTGAGTAG
- a CDS encoding Ig-like domain-containing protein — protein MSAIRHGIIFAALLLLCTQAAAGSPMVAITTDTEWLVAGGPQSSWIAVQVTDDASTPVNGAEITFSCDPAMGALTPCTAKTGADGTARARFSAGTTGGTAAITAVARWHEGDAPVTASAVCEKRIDHAAPQKIAVLRYPGEITAGTTASILLMLTDRYGNPVDSRRTAETVRFVTGSPGTTAGVLDGAGYSDDVSLSVNESGWVAALFRADCVAGENIIYVDLPVPVADAYLTIRGTADGVPAAISASVSPASPIPADGTGIYRIVYTVKDRYGNPAGNRSVNIAALPGEETTVRTNSLGTATISYGPKDSAGAVEVTATAADNASVTVTVPVAFIHLDPSDMLLTANPQTMPSLDANPSITATIRAKVIDEKGNPVAGESVSFAIPGDRQGASLNAASAVTDRDGYASILFTPGAFPAPGEAGYDPTVTASCTVEARWGGVVRSIPLTWKNYPFLSVTASVEPETVGVNETVSVNVTLRGDGWRLQPHPIDAVLAIDCSGSMKDRIAGADTKMAAARTAARTFVARMNPSSDRIGLVPYYERSAPVRVGLSTDYVAVISTIDALSPSGYTPTRLALKCAIDELIARPNLDPDAVRAVVLMSDGAYNYFGDPLGRGNASSTYYVTSSDREADYRWYGYCNGTKYGLFALPEDDLSAYARSRGIRIYCISFGDGIVEGDNTYDTMTALAGSTGGFHEHAPDAAALSEVYSRIAGDLRDEAGVETVMDISMQDISVNSERIPGADVFDYQYIEGFSTAVENWIGNAAARYDFVAPHTLDQRHDWEDDHALHFEIGTVRLNQVWTARYTLTVKKAGNINVFGPGSLIAFNGGTSSLTLPDTFVTAVPDLNNTGFNGPILDVADLHREGSGPVTAFLEVAWVLNYTGSAQATQRLSYSHDEEHTWVQFLTMPPVPAGKRVQEACLDVRDLPTGLYSLRVDAVAPDTPDDRADLPSPILVGNGQPSKIRLE, from the coding sequence ATGTCAGCGATACGTCACGGTATTATTTTTGCAGCGCTCCTGCTGCTCTGCACTCAGGCGGCGGCAGGTTCGCCGATGGTCGCCATCACCACGGATACAGAATGGCTCGTTGCCGGCGGCCCGCAGAGTTCGTGGATCGCAGTGCAGGTCACCGACGATGCCAGCACGCCGGTGAATGGGGCAGAGATCACATTTTCCTGCGACCCGGCGATGGGGGCGCTCACTCCCTGCACCGCAAAAACCGGCGCCGACGGCACCGCCCGGGCCAGGTTCTCTGCGGGGACGACGGGCGGCACCGCCGCCATAACGGCGGTTGCCCGGTGGCATGAGGGCGACGCCCCGGTCACGGCGTCTGCCGTCTGCGAAAAGCGGATCGATCACGCCGCCCCACAGAAGATCGCGGTCCTCCGCTACCCCGGCGAGATCACGGCCGGCACGACCGCCTCCATCCTCCTGATGCTCACCGACCGATACGGCAACCCCGTCGACTCCCGCCGCACGGCCGAGACCGTCCGCTTCGTCACCGGTTCGCCCGGCACCACGGCCGGCGTCCTGGACGGTGCCGGCTACTCTGACGACGTCTCCCTTTCCGTCAACGAGAGCGGATGGGTGGCGGCGCTCTTCAGGGCCGACTGCGTCGCCGGGGAGAACATCATCTACGTCGACCTCCCCGTCCCGGTGGCCGACGCCTACCTCACCATCCGCGGCACCGCCGACGGTGTCCCGGCCGCGATCTCGGCCTCGGTCTCGCCGGCCTCTCCTATTCCGGCGGACGGAACGGGCATATACCGCATCGTCTATACCGTAAAAGACCGCTACGGCAACCCGGCCGGAAACCGGTCGGTGAACATCGCCGCCCTTCCGGGCGAGGAGACGACGGTCCGCACGAACTCCCTTGGAACGGCGACGATCTCCTACGGGCCGAAAGACTCCGCCGGTGCGGTTGAAGTGACGGCGACGGCGGCGGACAACGCCTCGGTGACCGTCACCGTCCCGGTCGCCTTCATCCACCTCGACCCCTCAGATATGCTCCTCACGGCAAACCCGCAGACGATGCCGAGCCTGGACGCAAACCCGTCGATCACCGCCACCATCAGGGCGAAGGTGATCGACGAGAAGGGCAACCCGGTCGCCGGTGAGAGCGTTTCCTTTGCGATCCCGGGAGACCGGCAGGGCGCCTCTCTCAATGCCGCCTCGGCCGTCACCGACCGGGACGGCTACGCCAGCATCCTCTTCACTCCTGGCGCCTTCCCCGCACCGGGCGAGGCCGGGTATGACCCAACCGTCACCGCCTCGTGCACCGTCGAGGCGCGGTGGGGCGGGGTCGTCCGCTCCATCCCGCTCACCTGGAAGAACTACCCCTTCCTTTCGGTCACTGCCTCGGTCGAGCCCGAAACGGTCGGGGTGAACGAGACCGTCAGCGTGAACGTCACGCTCCGGGGCGACGGCTGGCGGCTCCAGCCCCACCCGATCGACGCCGTCCTCGCCATCGACTGCTCGGGGAGCATGAAGGACCGGATCGCCGGGGCCGATACAAAGATGGCGGCTGCACGAACTGCTGCACGCACCTTCGTCGCCCGTATGAACCCCTCCTCCGACCGGATCGGGCTCGTCCCTTACTATGAACGCTCCGCGCCCGTTCGGGTCGGGCTCTCGACAGACTACGTCGCAGTCATCTCGACCATCGACGCCCTCTCGCCGTCCGGCTATACGCCGACCAGGCTTGCATTGAAATGCGCCATAGACGAACTCATCGCCCGCCCGAACCTCGACCCGGACGCAGTGCGGGCCGTCGTCCTGATGTCTGACGGGGCGTACAACTACTTCGGCGACCCTCTCGGGCGTGGGAATGCGTCATCGACGTATTATGTGACCTCCTCAGACCGGGAGGCGGACTACCGGTGGTACGGCTACTGCAACGGCACGAAATACGGCCTTTTCGCTCTCCCAGAAGACGACCTCTCGGCCTATGCCCGCTCCCGCGGGATCAGGATCTACTGCATCTCCTTTGGCGACGGGATCGTCGAGGGCGACAACACCTACGACACCATGACCGCCCTTGCCGGATCCACCGGCGGTTTCCACGAGCACGCTCCCGATGCGGCCGCGCTCTCCGAGGTCTACAGCCGCATCGCCGGTGACCTGAGGGACGAGGCCGGGGTTGAAACCGTCATGGACATCTCCATGCAGGACATCTCGGTGAACAGCGAGCGCATCCCTGGCGCCGACGTCTTCGATTACCAGTATATCGAGGGCTTTTCGACGGCGGTGGAGAACTGGATCGGCAACGCGGCGGCACGCTACGATTTCGTCGCCCCGCACACCCTGGACCAGCGTCACGACTGGGAGGACGATCACGCCCTCCACTTCGAGATCGGCACGGTCCGTCTCAACCAGGTGTGGACCGCCAGATACACCCTGACGGTCAAAAAAGCGGGCAACATCAATGTCTTCGGACCGGGCTCCCTGATCGCCTTCAACGGCGGAACTTCGAGCCTCACTTTGCCCGACACCTTCGTCACCGCCGTTCCCGACCTGAACAACACCGGTTTTAATGGCCCTATCCTCGACGTCGCCGACCTCCATCGGGAGGGTTCGGGCCCGGTCACCGCCTTCCTTGAGGTGGCATGGGTCCTGAACTATACCGGGAGCGCTCAGGCAACCCAGCGTTTGTCGTACTCGCACGACGAAGAGCACACCTGGGTCCAGTTCCTGACGATGCCGCCGGTTCCGGCCGGAAAAAGGGTTCAGGAGGCGTGTCTTGACGTGCGTGACCTCCCGACCGGCCTCTACTCCCTGCGGGTCGATGCCGTCGCCCCTGACACGCCGGACGACCGGGCGGATCTACCCTCTCCGATCCTTGTTGGAAACGGGCAACCGTCAAAAATAAGACTTGAATAA
- a CDS encoding dCTP deaminase, whose translation MILSSAEIRSRLAAPADGGRLVITPFADTSLQPASYDLRAEGDISLQPGGCTLVSSLERVELPSDLAATLRCRSSYARRGLLLGGGFVDPGFRGQLTLCLVNMGADAIPLAQGDRVVQMILHEVSGGGHTYEGRYQDSEGVVRAR comes from the coding sequence ATGATCCTTTCCTCCGCTGAGATCCGGTCCCGTCTGGCGGCGCCCGCAGATGGGGGCCGCCTGGTCATCACCCCCTTCGCCGACACCTCCCTCCAGCCTGCCTCCTATGATCTCCGGGCAGAAGGCGACATCTCTCTCCAGCCCGGAGGGTGCACCCTCGTATCAAGCCTCGAACGCGTCGAACTCCCCTCAGACCTCGCCGCCACCCTCAGGTGCCGCTCCAGCTATGCGCGCCGCGGCCTCCTCCTCGGCGGCGGTTTTGTCGATCCGGGCTTTCGGGGGCAGCTCACCCTCTGCCTGGTCAACATGGGCGCTGACGCCATCCCCCTTGCGCAGGGCGACCGGGTGGTCCAGATGATCCTGCACGAGGTTTCGGGCGGCGGCCATACCTATGAAGGGCGATACCAGGACAGCGAGGGCGTGGTGAGGGCGCGATGA
- a CDS encoding DUF128 domain-containing protein yields MSQIRTERKLVEILRILKEHPGPVGAKRLSELMAEHGFVLTDRAVQYYLRSLDEMGFTRKVGNKGRVLTQSGIAEIENALVGERIGFIISKLERLAVRTTFDPATGTGDVAYNLSYAPYDEVDRVQKAFDEVIAAECGFFNGYRIVDNDPRVPDDHAGFITLCSVTMDGVMQRQGIPVEMKYGGRLAVDAALEKSRFLDLVAYRGSSIDPLQLFISAGLTSIHTYVTGGAGTVLANVRQVPLPAKEKVFEIASAMRASGFRFPITTGEQVFNLTKEPYRLSIVSLSGMNLIGHAVEVGCQIKTEIGAGNIPFSRVLSR; encoded by the coding sequence ATGAGCCAGATCCGGACCGAGCGTAAACTCGTCGAGATCCTGCGGATCCTCAAGGAGCACCCCGGCCCGGTGGGGGCGAAGCGGCTCTCCGAACTGATGGCCGAGCACGGTTTCGTCCTCACCGACCGTGCCGTTCAGTACTATCTCCGGTCCCTCGACGAGATGGGCTTCACCAGAAAGGTCGGCAACAAGGGGCGCGTCCTCACACAGAGCGGCATTGCCGAGATAGAAAACGCCCTTGTCGGCGAGCGGATCGGATTTATCATCTCGAAACTCGAACGCCTCGCCGTCAGGACCACCTTCGACCCGGCGACCGGCACCGGCGACGTCGCCTATAACCTCTCCTACGCCCCCTACGACGAGGTCGACCGGGTGCAGAAGGCCTTCGATGAGGTCATTGCCGCAGAGTGCGGTTTTTTCAACGGGTATCGTATCGTCGACAACGACCCCCGGGTCCCTGACGACCATGCGGGCTTCATCACCCTCTGCTCGGTCACCATGGACGGGGTCATGCAGAGGCAGGGCATACCGGTGGAGATGAAGTACGGCGGCCGCCTTGCCGTGGACGCCGCCCTGGAAAAAAGTCGTTTCCTGGACCTCGTCGCCTACCGGGGTTCGAGCATCGACCCGTTGCAGCTCTTCATCTCGGCCGGCCTCACCTCCATCCACACCTATGTCACCGGCGGCGCCGGCACCGTGCTTGCAAATGTCAGGCAGGTCCCGCTCCCTGCAAAAGAGAAGGTCTTCGAGATCGCCTCGGCCATGCGGGCGTCCGGGTTTCGGTTCCCGATCACGACCGGAGAGCAGGTCTTCAACCTTACAAAAGAGCCGTACAGGCTCTCGATCGTATCGCTCTCAGGGATGAACCTGATCGGCCATGCCGTCGAAGTGGGCTGTCAGATAAAAACAGAGATCGGTGCAGGAAACATCCCGTTCTCACGCGTGCTCTCTAGGTGA
- a CDS encoding tubulin/FtsZ family protein, translating into MRVLAIGLGGAGSRIVDRLYDHDRRSTILCMNALAIDLDANTLIQLEHLPEESKLFFPPIDPSHPYDVKTTIDIEEVMTRIQKVDTVQIDAILVCAGLGGTLIETMDMIVPQLRETFIEPIFAVVTLPCRGEGKKRSAKAADDIENVDALVDATIVFDNETWYQKIRAGEEAGPLNERHRRREKEMTYSRNPRQVNSLLNEQIARRIGLLLRAGEFSESGLEVGELVLDAGEVLNTLTGMGTVAVGYAVDRLPSGTFDFLKRWSSARNYMEGSQTRAARIVSLAKRAVYEEISVPCDMTSAQKALVLIAGPSQELSVKGFVTVRKWIDRSIAGLEVRSGDYPVKSTHFVGIVIVLSGVQNVPRIEELKILREQYLLEIEEEKYRAASGGEGGEDTDMHTATDLLEPPQEHDEEMPGERDEMIRIATDEKKPVKKTREEGGEVLRLHLSSDNLKTKAEEGDAVVLPTGKKQAPRDITRMTNVAIPQAPKDSALGSGGSRTAAIRPKEVDYSGVRVETLPAAKDAALSGESVRLKSAVKKAKDDLFEGRSVSLAAGVAPPDDDLLKASAKIAPKQKPKEVEPGKRTSTREEKARKKEGEEDAGGIDWIT; encoded by the coding sequence ATGCGGGTTCTGGCAATCGGACTGGGTGGTGCTGGCAGCAGGATAGTGGACCGTCTCTATGACCACGACCGGCGGAGCACGATCCTCTGTATGAACGCCCTTGCGATCGACCTCGACGCAAACACCCTCATACAGCTCGAACATCTCCCCGAAGAATCCAAACTCTTTTTCCCGCCGATCGACCCATCGCATCCCTATGACGTGAAGACCACCATCGATATCGAGGAGGTGATGACCAGGATCCAGAAGGTCGACACCGTGCAGATCGATGCGATCCTGGTCTGCGCCGGCCTGGGCGGCACCCTCATCGAGACGATGGACATGATCGTCCCCCAGCTGCGCGAGACGTTCATCGAACCGATCTTTGCCGTTGTCACCCTCCCCTGCCGAGGCGAGGGGAAAAAGCGGTCTGCAAAGGCAGCAGACGATATCGAGAACGTCGACGCCCTCGTCGATGCCACGATCGTCTTCGACAACGAAACCTGGTACCAGAAGATCCGGGCCGGGGAGGAGGCCGGGCCGCTGAACGAGAGGCACCGACGGCGGGAGAAGGAGATGACCTACTCCCGGAACCCGCGGCAGGTGAACTCGCTTTTGAACGAACAGATCGCCCGGCGCATCGGCCTCCTCCTCCGCGCGGGGGAGTTCAGCGAGAGCGGCCTTGAGGTGGGCGAACTGGTCCTGGACGCCGGCGAGGTGCTCAACACGCTCACCGGCATGGGGACGGTTGCAGTCGGGTATGCGGTGGACCGCCTCCCCTCAGGCACCTTCGATTTCCTGAAACGATGGAGTTCTGCCAGGAATTATATGGAGGGCTCCCAGACGCGGGCGGCACGGATTGTTTCGCTTGCAAAAAGGGCCGTTTACGAGGAGATATCGGTCCCATGCGATATGACCAGCGCCCAGAAAGCGCTGGTGCTCATCGCCGGGCCGAGCCAGGAGCTCTCGGTGAAGGGCTTTGTGACGGTGCGGAAGTGGATCGACCGGAGCATTGCCGGGCTCGAGGTGAGATCGGGGGATTATCCGGTGAAGAGCACCCATTTCGTCGGGATCGTCATCGTGCTCTCGGGCGTGCAGAACGTGCCGCGGATCGAGGAGTTGAAGATCCTGCGGGAGCAATATCTGCTGGAGATCGAGGAGGAGAAATATCGGGCCGCCTCGGGGGGAGAGGGGGGTGAGGATACCGACATGCATACCGCCACCGACCTTCTTGAACCACCACAGGAGCATGATGAAGAGATGCCCGGCGAACGTGACGAGATGATCAGGATCGCGACCGACGAAAAAAAACCGGTGAAAAAAACCCGGGAGGAAGGGGGCGAGGTCCTCCGCCTGCACCTCTCCAGCGACAACCTGAAGACGAAGGCTGAGGAGGGCGACGCCGTCGTCCTTCCGACCGGGAAGAAGCAGGCGCCCCGCGATATCACCAGGATGACGAACGTGGCGATCCCGCAGGCACCGAAAGACTCGGCCCTGGGTTCAGGGGGATCCCGGACCGCAGCGATACGGCCAAAAGAGGTCGATTACTCAGGCGTGCGGGTCGAGACCCTGCCGGCGGCAAAGGACGCTGCGCTCTCGGGCGAGAGCGTGCGCCTGAAGTCCGCCGTAAAAAAAGCGAAAGACGACCTCTTCGAGGGACGCTCGGTCTCTCTCGCGGCCGGGGTGGCGCCGCCCGACGACGACCTCCTGAAGGCGAGCGCAAAGATCGCCCCGAAACAGAAGCCGAAAGAAGTGGAGCCGGGAAAAAGGACGAGTACCCGGGAAGAGAAGGCCCGCAAAAAAGAGGGCGAAGAGGATGCCGGCGGGATCGACTGGATCACCTAG
- a CDS encoding 5,10-methylenetetrahydromethanopterin reductase: MSYGIEFVPGNINVKQVVKYVKLAESKDIDYAWITNHYNNRHCYPTLAMIAANTDSIKMGPGIMNTFTDTPAAIASFMCTLNEISDGRAVLGIGPGDLSTLPKLAIQGAKPVARLKEGVIQFRRLCAGEEIKKTGEMEFFDYDGAKLTGVTLPGKKGIPVYIGAQGPKMLELAGEIGDGSLINASNPKDFEIAIPMIKKAEEAAGKKGHDVGAYTAMSIDQSEKKARNAAKIVAAFIAAGSPPALLQRHGLDEGNVAKIKDALARFDFKAVGGLVGDAEIDAFTIAGTPDMVRQKCEDLKAAGVTQIIFGSPLGPDMTNSIRLLGKYVV, from the coding sequence TTGAGTTATGGAATTGAATTTGTGCCAGGCAACATTAATGTAAAGCAGGTTGTAAAATACGTCAAACTCGCGGAGTCCAAGGACATCGACTACGCGTGGATCACCAACCACTACAACAACCGACACTGCTACCCGACCCTCGCCATGATCGCAGCGAACACCGACTCGATCAAGATGGGCCCGGGCATCATGAACACGTTCACCGACACCCCGGCGGCCATCGCTTCCTTCATGTGCACGCTGAACGAGATCTCCGACGGACGCGCCGTGCTCGGCATCGGTCCCGGCGACCTTTCGACTCTGCCGAAGCTCGCGATCCAGGGCGCGAAGCCCGTCGCCCGCCTGAAGGAAGGCGTCATCCAGTTCCGCCGCCTCTGCGCAGGCGAAGAGATCAAGAAGACCGGCGAGATGGAGTTCTTCGACTACGACGGTGCGAAGCTCACCGGCGTCACCCTGCCCGGTAAGAAGGGCATCCCCGTCTATATCGGCGCCCAGGGCCCCAAGATGCTCGAGCTCGCCGGTGAGATCGGCGATGGCTCCCTGATCAACGCCTCGAACCCGAAGGACTTCGAGATCGCCATTCCCATGATCAAGAAGGCTGAGGAAGCTGCAGGCAAGAAGGGACACGATGTCGGTGCCTACACCGCCATGTCCATCGACCAGAGCGAGAAGAAGGCCCGCAACGCTGCAAAGATCGTCGCCGCCTTCATCGCCGCCGGTTCCCCGCCCGCGCTGCTCCAGCGCCACGGCCTTGACGAGGGCAACGTCGCCAAGATCAAGGACGCCCTTGCCCGCTTCGACTTCAAGGCTGTCGGCGGCCTCGTCGGCGACGCCGAGATCGACGCCTTCACCATCGCCGGTACCCCGGACATGGTCAGGCAGAAGTGCGAGGACCTCAAGGCAGCCGGTGTCACCCAGATCATCTTCGGCTCCCCGCTGGGCCCGGACATGACCAACTCGATCCGCCTGCTCGGCAAATACGTCGTCTGA
- a CDS encoding F420-dependent methylenetetrahydromethanopterin dehydrogenase has translation MVVKVGIAKLGNIASGVMAELLLDERADREDMQTFMATSGTKLQPEDIDRVVTNMKAWGPDFCVVVSPNGVLPGPTGAREELAKAGIPVVVITDDITTKKEQFDALKASTFGYIIMKADSMIGARREFLDPIEMADYNGNLVKVLALTGAFRKLQFELDKVIDQVKAGKKGADLVLPKVVMTSDKAVEGEFSNPYALAKARAAYEIASAVAGVNVKGCFMTKEWEKYIPIVCSAHEMMRQASVLCDEAREIEKAGDAVIRKPHKKDGVIVSKTALISKPE, from the coding sequence ATGGTAGTTAAAGTAGGAATTGCCAAACTCGGCAACATTGCGAGCGGCGTCATGGCTGAGCTGCTCCTCGACGAGCGTGCGGACCGCGAAGACATGCAGACCTTTATGGCCACGTCCGGCACGAAACTGCAGCCCGAGGACATCGACCGCGTCGTCACCAACATGAAGGCATGGGGCCCAGACTTCTGCGTTGTCGTCTCTCCGAACGGCGTTCTGCCCGGACCGACCGGCGCGCGTGAGGAACTGGCCAAGGCCGGCATCCCGGTCGTCGTGATCACCGACGACATCACCACGAAGAAGGAGCAGTTCGACGCCCTCAAGGCGAGCACCTTCGGCTACATCATCATGAAGGCCGACTCGATGATCGGCGCCCGCCGCGAGTTCCTCGACCCCATCGAGATGGCCGACTACAACGGCAACCTGGTCAAGGTCCTTGCCCTGACCGGCGCATTCCGCAAGCTCCAGTTCGAACTTGACAAGGTCATCGACCAGGTCAAGGCAGGCAAGAAGGGTGCGGACCTCGTCCTCCCGAAGGTCGTCATGACCTCCGACAAGGCGGTCGAGGGCGAGTTCTCGAACCCGTACGCCCTTGCAAAGGCACGCGCCGCCTACGAGATCGCCTCGGCGGTCGCCGGCGTCAACGTGAAGGGCTGCTTCATGACGAAGGAGTGGGAGAAGTACATCCCGATCGTCTGCTCTGCCCACGAAATGATGCGCCAGGCCTCAGTGCTCTGCGACGAAGCCCGCGAGATCGAGAAGGCCGGCGACGCCGTCATCCGCAAGCCCCACAAGAAGGATGGCGTCATCGTCTCCAAGACGGCACTCATCTCCAAGCCCGAGTAA